One window of Felis catus isolate Fca126 chromosome D4, F.catus_Fca126_mat1.0, whole genome shotgun sequence genomic DNA carries:
- the LOC101096269 gene encoding olfactory receptor 13C7-like, which produces MEVGNQSVVAGFVLLGLSDQPKLEKMFFVFILLMYLVILLGNGVLILVTILDSRLHTPMYFFLGNLSFLDICYTTSSVPLVLDGFLTPRKTISFSGCAMQMFLSFAMGATECVLLGMMAFDRYVAICNPLRYPVVMSKAVYVPMAISSWVAGGANSLVQISLAVQLPFCGDNVINHFTCEILAVLKLACADISINVISMGVANVIFLGVPVLFISGSYVFIIATILRIPSAEGRKKAFSTCSAHLTVVVIFYGTILFMYAKPKSKDPLGADKQDLSDKLISLFYGVLTPMLNPIIYSLRNKHVKVAVKTLVSQKCFA; this is translated from the coding sequence atggAAGTGGGCAACCAATCTGTTGTAGCGGGATTTGTCTTGCTGGGGCTGTCAGATCAGCCAAAGCttgagaaaatgttttttgtGTTCATCCTGTTGATGTACCTGGTGATCCTGCTGGGCAATGGGGTCCTCATCCTGGTGACCATCCTTGACTCCCGCCTGCACacgcccatgtacttcttcctggggAACCTCTCCTTCCTGGACATCTGCTACACAACCTCTTCAGTTCCTCTAGTCCTGGATGGCTTCCTCACTCCCAGGAAAACCATCTCCTTCTCAGGCTGTGCCATGCAGATGTTCCTCTCCTTTGCCATGGGAGCCACAGAGTGTGTGCTTCTGGGCATGATGGCATTTgatcgctatgtggccatctgtaaCCCCCTGAGGTACCCTGTGGTCATGAGCAAGGCTGTCTATGTGCCCATGGCTAtcagctcctgggtggctggtgGAGCCAACTCCTTGGTGCAGATCTCTCTTGCAGTACAATTACCCTTCTGTGGGGACAATGTCATCAACCACTTCACCTGTGAGATCCTGGCTGTCCTGAAGTTGGCCTGTGCTGACATCTCCATCAATGTGATCAGTATGGGGGTAGCCAATGTGATCTTCCTGGGGGTCCCAGTTCTGTTCATCTCTGGCTCTTATGTCTTCATCATTGCTACCATCCTGAGGATCCCCTCAGCTGAGGGGAGGAAAAAGGCTTTCTCCACCTGCTCTGCCCACCTCACTGTGGTGGTCATCTTCTATGGGACCATTCTTTTCATGTACGCAAAGCCCAAATCCAAGGACCCCCTGGGGGCAGATAAGCAGGACCTTTCAGACAAGCTTATATCCCTCTTCTATGGAGTGCTGACTCCCATGCTCAACCCCATCATCTACAGTCTCAGAAACAAGCATGTGAAGGTCGCTGTGAAGACTCTGGTGAGTCAGAAATGCTTTGCCTAG
- the LOC101096518 gene encoding olfactory receptor 13C7-like, translated as MEASNQSAVTEFVLLGLSAHPKLEKTFFVLILSMYLVILLGNGVLILVTILDSRLHTPMYFFLGNLSFLDICYTTSSVPLVLDGFLTPRKTISFSGCAMQMFLSFAMGATECVLLGMMAFDRYVAICNPLRYPVVMSKAVYVPMAISSWVAGGANSLVQISLAVQLPFCGDNVINHFICEILAVLKLACADISINVISMGVANVIFLGVPVLFIFVSYIFILTTILRIPSAEGRKKAFSTCSAHLTVVVIFYGTILFMYGKPKSKDPLGADKQDLSDKLISLFYGLLTPMLNPIIYSLRNKDVKTAVRYLVAQKHFTQ; from the coding sequence ATGGAAGCATCCAACCAATCTGCTGTGACAGAATTTGTTTTGCTTGGCCTCTCTGCCCATCCAAAACTAGAGAAAACGTTCTTTGTGCTCATCCTGTCTATGTATCTGGTGATCCTGCTGGGCAATGGGGTCCTCATCCTGGTGACCATCCTTGACTCCCGCCTGCACACgcccatgtatttcttcctgggGAACCTCTCCTTCCTGGACATCTGCTACACAACCTCTTCAGTTCCTCTAGTCCTGGACGGCTTCCTCACTCCCAGGAAAACCATCTCCTTCTCAGGCTGTGCCATGCAGATGTTCCTCTCCTTTGCCATGGGAGCCACAGAGTGTGTGCTTCTGGGCATGATGGCATTTgatcgctatgtggccatctgtaaCCCCCTGAGGTACCCTGTGGTCATGAGCAAGGCTGTCTATGTGCCCATGGCTAtcagctcctgggtggctggtgGAGCCAACTCCTTGGTGCAGATCTCTCTTGCAGTACAATTACCCTTCTGTGGGGACAATGTCATCAACCACTTCATCTGTGAGATCCTGGCTGTCCTGAAGTTGGCCTGTGCTGACATCTCCATCAATGTGATCAGTATGGGGGTGGCCAATGTGATCTTCCTGGGGGTCCCAGTTCTGTTCATCTTTGTCTCCTACATCTTCATCCTCACCACTATCCTGAGGATCCCCTCAGCTGAAGGGAGGAAAAAGGCTTTCTCCACCTGCTCTGCCCACCTCACAGTTGTGGTCATCTTCTATGGAACCATCCTCTTCATGTATGGGAAGCCCAAATCCAAGGACCCCCTGGGGGCAGACAAGCAGGACCTTTCAGACAAGCTCATCTCCCTCTTCTATGGACTTTTAACTCCTATGCTCAACCCCATCATCTATAGTCTGAGGAACAAGGATGTTAAGACCGCGGTgaggtacctggtggctcagaaACACTTCACCCAGTGA